The Exiguobacterium acetylicum genome includes a window with the following:
- a CDS encoding biotin transporter BioY, producing MKTRDLTFIALGAAIIAAVSSMPQIQLVGAVPITLQMLAIMTVSAILGGKRGGLAVLIFLLLAAAGLPVLGGKGGLAPFVGPTVGYLIAFPIAGFFIGLVAEKTRRFVPLFIGMIVFGLGLVYLLGTFGLMAVLDLSFKDAFAINYPFVLWDTIKAVVATTIAVRLLPLRLFRTA from the coding sequence ATGAAAACAAGAGATTTAACGTTCATCGCCCTTGGTGCTGCCATCATTGCAGCCGTCAGTTCTATGCCACAAATCCAACTCGTCGGTGCTGTTCCGATCACACTCCAGATGCTCGCGATCATGACGGTCAGTGCGATCCTCGGTGGAAAACGTGGCGGACTCGCTGTCTTGATCTTCCTATTGCTTGCAGCAGCTGGTCTACCCGTTCTCGGAGGAAAAGGCGGACTTGCTCCGTTTGTCGGACCAACTGTCGGTTATTTGATCGCCTTTCCGATCGCCGGATTCTTCATCGGTCTCGTCGCCGAAAAAACACGTCGCTTCGTTCCCCTCTTCATCGGGATGATTGTCTTTGGACTCGGTTTAGTCTACCTGCTTGGAACATTCGGTCTAATGGCTGTACTTGATTTGTCGTTTAAAGATGCTTTTGCAATCAACTATCCCTTCGTCCTATGGGATACGATCAAAGCAGTCGTTGCAACGACAATCGCCGTTCGCTTGTTACCTCTCCGCTTATTCCGGACAGCTTAA
- the rpsD gene encoding 30S ribosomal protein S4, with the protein MARYTGPAWKLSRRLGISLTETGKEIAKRPYAPGQHGNSRRKVSEYGLQLQAKQTLRHMYGVNERQFNRIFNDAGKMPGIHGENFMFLLEARLDNVVYRMGMARTRRAARQLVNHGHIQVDGQRVDIPSFRVKPGQTISVREKSKNFVVIKEALEVAPATKDFVTFDAEKLEGTFVRLPERSELNDQIQEQLVVEYYSR; encoded by the coding sequence ATGGCTCGCTATACAGGTCCAGCTTGGAAACTCTCACGTCGTCTCGGTATCTCACTTACTGAAACAGGAAAAGAAATCGCAAAACGCCCTTACGCACCAGGTCAACACGGTAACAGCCGTCGTAAAGTATCTGAGTACGGTCTTCAACTTCAAGCGAAGCAAACACTTCGTCACATGTACGGAGTAAACGAACGCCAATTCAACCGTATCTTCAACGATGCTGGCAAAATGCCTGGTATCCACGGTGAGAACTTCATGTTCTTACTCGAAGCACGTCTTGATAACGTCGTTTACCGTATGGGTATGGCTCGTACACGTCGTGCTGCTCGTCAGCTCGTCAACCACGGTCACATTCAAGTTGATGGACAACGCGTTGATATCCCATCATTCCGCGTGAAACCAGGTCAAACGATCTCAGTTCGCGAAAAATCGAAGAACTTTGTCGTTATCAAAGAAGCACTCGAAGTTGCTCCAGCAACTAAAGACTTCGTTACTTTCGATGCTGAGAAGCTCGAAGGAACATTCGTCCGTCTTCCTGAGCGTTCTGAATTGAACGATCAAATCCAAGAACAACTCGTCGTTGAGTACTACTCACGTTAA
- a CDS encoding acetoin utilization protein AcuC, producing MKDFAYLYSPEEAAYRFSETHPFNPIRLELTVSLLEAMHQLDGIPCIAPRHATDEELALVHDQDYIAAVKAAGTGELSPLKAQMYGLGTEDTPLFQGMHAGASLLVGGTIEACDLVLSGQYKRTFHIGGGLHHGFRGRASGFCVYNDTAVAMAAMIEKYHCKILYVDTDAHHGDGVQWAFYNRKDVMTLSLHETGRYLFPGTGMVTERGSEEGYGFSWNVPLDAFTEDDSFLLAYETVLFEACELFQPDLIITQNGADAHALDPLTHLSLTMKSYEQIPQIAVAAANKYTNGKIVALGGGGYDWYRVVPRAWSQVFAAMTGQDPFHGEIPVSWQERWSGQETTPPTHWHDKSPLYPIIPRRPEIEEKNWETVKRLIWPFISDERKKQLTATSPYSVD from the coding sequence ATGAAGGATTTTGCTTATCTCTACAGTCCAGAAGAAGCGGCTTATCGATTTTCCGAGACCCACCCGTTTAACCCAATCCGTCTCGAATTAACCGTTTCCTTGCTCGAAGCGATGCATCAATTAGATGGCATCCCTTGTATCGCACCGCGCCATGCAACTGACGAAGAACTGGCACTCGTTCATGATCAAGACTACATCGCTGCCGTCAAAGCAGCCGGAACCGGAGAACTATCACCACTCAAAGCACAGATGTATGGTCTTGGAACAGAAGATACCCCTTTGTTTCAAGGAATGCACGCAGGTGCCTCACTGCTTGTCGGCGGTACGATTGAAGCGTGTGATCTTGTTTTGTCTGGTCAATATAAACGGACCTTTCATATCGGTGGCGGATTGCACCACGGCTTCCGTGGACGCGCCTCTGGATTTTGTGTCTATAACGATACAGCCGTCGCCATGGCAGCGATGATCGAAAAATATCACTGTAAAATCCTTTATGTCGATACGGACGCCCATCATGGGGATGGTGTGCAATGGGCCTTTTATAATCGAAAGGACGTCATGACGTTGTCGCTTCATGAGACGGGTCGCTACTTGTTTCCAGGAACGGGCATGGTAACGGAACGGGGTTCTGAAGAAGGGTATGGCTTTAGTTGGAACGTACCACTCGATGCTTTCACGGAAGACGACTCGTTTTTACTTGCTTATGAGACGGTACTCTTTGAAGCATGCGAATTGTTCCAACCCGATCTCATCATCACGCAAAATGGTGCCGATGCACACGCGCTTGATCCGTTGACGCATCTCTCCTTAACGATGAAAAGTTATGAGCAGATTCCTCAAATCGCCGTCGCTGCCGCAAATAAATATACGAACGGAAAAATTGTTGCCTTAGGAGGCGGTGGTTATGACTGGTATCGTGTTGTCCCCCGCGCGTGGAGTCAAGTGTTTGCTGCCATGACAGGACAAGATCCGTTTCATGGTGAAATTCCTGTTTCGTGGCAGGAACGCTGGAGTGGACAAGAAACAACTCCACCAACACATTGGCATGATAAGTCGCCACTTTATCCTATCATCCCGCGACGTCCTGAAATTGAAGAGAAAAATTGGGAGACCGTCAAACGATTGATTTGGCCATTCATTAGCGATGAGCGTAAGAAACAACTGACAGCAACTTCCCCCTACTCCGTTGATTAA
- the tyrS gene encoding tyrosine--tRNA ligase, whose amino-acid sequence MTLLEDLEFRGLINQMTDEEGLKTLLETPTTLYTGFDPTADSLHIGHLLPILVLKRFQQAGHHVVGLVGGATGMIGDPSGRATERSLNTSDIVEEFANRIKDQLSRFLPLEGENPVTIANNLDWTKDLTIIDFLRDIGKHFPVSYMLAKDSVDSRLQNGISFTEFSYMLLQSFDFLKLYEDKGCRLQVGGSDQWGNITAGMELIRRAGHEEKAFGLTVPLVTKADGQKFGKTAGGAVWLDADKTSPYEFYQFWFNVDDLDVIKFLKYFTFLTHKELDALAEEVKAAPEKRVAQRRLAEEMTVLVHGEEGLTQAQRITTALFSGDIKSLQVEDIEDAFKGMPRFTLGEAKNLVEVLVEAKISPSKRQAREDVTNGAIYLNGEREQDLTKEITEADAIGRFTIVRRGKKKYFVVEHA is encoded by the coding sequence ATGACGTTATTAGAGGATTTAGAATTTCGCGGTTTAATTAACCAAATGACGGATGAAGAAGGATTGAAGACATTACTCGAGACACCAACGACGCTATACACAGGTTTCGATCCAACAGCTGATTCGTTGCATATCGGACACTTGTTGCCAATCTTAGTCTTAAAACGATTCCAACAAGCAGGTCACCATGTTGTAGGTCTCGTTGGTGGGGCGACGGGAATGATCGGAGATCCGAGCGGTCGCGCAACGGAACGTTCATTGAATACATCTGATATCGTTGAAGAATTCGCGAACCGGATTAAAGATCAACTGTCGCGTTTCTTACCGCTTGAAGGAGAGAACCCGGTCACAATCGCGAACAACTTGGACTGGACGAAAGACTTGACGATCATCGATTTCTTACGCGATATCGGAAAACACTTCCCAGTCAGCTACATGCTTGCGAAAGATTCTGTTGACTCACGACTTCAAAACGGAATCTCGTTCACTGAGTTCTCATACATGTTACTTCAATCGTTTGACTTCTTGAAACTTTACGAAGACAAAGGATGCCGCCTTCAAGTCGGAGGAAGTGACCAATGGGGGAACATCACAGCTGGGATGGAATTGATTCGTCGTGCGGGTCATGAAGAAAAAGCATTTGGTTTGACGGTACCGCTTGTCACAAAAGCAGATGGTCAAAAATTCGGTAAGACAGCTGGTGGTGCGGTTTGGTTAGACGCTGACAAAACGTCACCGTACGAGTTCTACCAGTTCTGGTTCAACGTCGACGATCTCGACGTTATTAAATTCTTGAAATACTTCACGTTCTTAACGCACAAAGAACTTGATGCGCTCGCAGAAGAAGTCAAGGCAGCACCAGAGAAGCGCGTTGCGCAACGTCGTCTCGCAGAAGAGATGACCGTTCTCGTCCATGGTGAAGAAGGTCTGACACAAGCACAGCGTATTACGACAGCACTCTTTAGTGGAGATATCAAATCCCTGCAAGTCGAAGATATTGAAGATGCGTTCAAAGGGATGCCACGCTTTACGCTCGGTGAAGCGAAGAACCTCGTCGAAGTTCTCGTTGAGGCAAAAATCAGTCCGTCAAAACGTCAAGCACGTGAAGATGTTACGAACGGTGCGATCTACCTAAACGGAGAGCGCGAGCAAGACTTAACGAAAGAAATCACGGAAGCCGATGCAATCGGTCGCTTTACGATCGTACGTCGCGGAAAGAAAAAATACTTCGTCGTCGAGCATGCTTGA
- a CDS encoding acetoin utilization AcuB family protein: MLIEQIMNTTCITMQPTNSIAHAVELMQRHKIRHVLVVNARHELVGLVGLKEIQSASSIFHPDTAKQDLQYPVSSIMIESPITAHPLDFLEDAAVLFYEYRLTCLPIVRGRRLVGVVTETDLLRTFVQLTGALEPSSQIEIRVENTAGTLAKIAALLAKTNINILNVLVYPTDDPYVRIVAFRVQTMNPIRIIEKLRKEGFDVLGPDVSR, translated from the coding sequence ATGTTAATTGAACAAATCATGAATACGACGTGCATCACGATGCAACCGACGAATTCCATCGCTCATGCGGTTGAACTCATGCAACGTCATAAAATTCGTCATGTTCTTGTCGTCAATGCGCGGCACGAACTTGTTGGTCTTGTCGGATTAAAAGAAATTCAAAGCGCAAGTAGCATCTTTCATCCGGATACAGCAAAACAAGACTTACAGTACCCGGTCTCAAGCATCATGATTGAGAGTCCTATTACGGCCCATCCACTTGATTTTCTCGAAGATGCAGCTGTTTTGTTTTATGAATATCGATTGACCTGTCTGCCGATCGTCCGTGGTCGACGACTCGTTGGGGTCGTGACGGAAACGGATTTGTTACGGACATTCGTACAGTTAACCGGTGCACTCGAACCAAGTTCTCAAATCGAAATTCGTGTCGAGAATACGGCAGGTACGTTAGCAAAGATTGCTGCACTGCTTGCCAAAACGAATATCAATATCTTAAATGTACTCGTCTATCCAACAGACGATCCGTATGTCCGGATCGTTGCGTTTCGTGTCCAGACGATGAATCCGATTCGGATCATTGAGAAGTTACGCAAAGAAGGATTTGATGTACTTGGACCGGATGTGAGCAGATGA
- a CDS encoding GAF domain-containing protein yields the protein MFETKTYEGDRTKQYDMLSKQLDALLMGEENQVANLSNASALLNQFLDRINWVGFYLTDTEQNQLVLGPFQGLPACVRIPFGRGVCGTSAAEQTTQRIEDVHQFPGHIACDAASNSEIVIPLVKDGQTIGVLDIDSPEFNRFDEVDQAGLEAFCTTLLRHL from the coding sequence ATGTTCGAAACGAAAACATATGAAGGTGACCGGACGAAACAATATGACATGCTTTCAAAACAACTGGATGCGTTATTAATGGGAGAAGAGAATCAAGTCGCGAACTTGTCGAATGCGAGCGCGCTACTCAATCAATTCCTCGATCGTATCAACTGGGTCGGCTTCTATTTGACAGATACGGAACAAAATCAACTCGTCCTCGGACCATTCCAAGGACTTCCCGCATGCGTCCGTATTCCTTTCGGTCGTGGTGTCTGCGGAACGTCAGCAGCAGAGCAAACGACGCAACGGATCGAAGATGTTCATCAGTTCCCGGGACACATCGCGTGCGATGCAGCTTCGAACTCAGAAATCGTCATTCCACTCGTCAAAGACGGTCAAACAATCGGCGTACTTGACATCGACAGCCCAGAGTTCAACCGTTTCGATGAAGTCGATCAAGCTGGTTTAGAAGCTTTCTGTACGACACTACTTCGTCATCTGTAA
- the acsA gene encoding acetate--CoA ligase, which yields MKVLKALPGKHWLAEYDETNTYDWKDAEQYFSWATTGKVNMAYEAIDRHAEGERANKDALIYFDGTTEQRFTYADMKRLTNKAANVLVDAGVKTGDRIFIFMPRSPELYFALLGALKVGAIVGPLFEAFMEQAVRDRLLDSEAKLLVTTKALLPRVPVGELDSLEKVVLVDEGVEESDTLLDFRKAFDQASDVFEPVWLDREDGLILHYTSGSTGKPKGVLHVQNAMIQHLMTGRWVLDLQEDDVYWCTADPGWVTGTSYGIFAPFLNGATNIVVGGRFNPDFWYSVIEKYNVTVWYSAPTAFRMLMGAGADVANHHDLSSLRHVLSVGEPLNPEVIRWGKEAFDQRIHDTWWMTETGAMMICNYKSMDIKPGSMGKPIPGTQAAIVDDQGNELPPFRMGNLALKTPWPSMMRQIWNNPQKYESYFFKGWYVSGDSAYMDDEGYFWFQGRVDDVIMTAGERVGPFEVESRLVEHPAVAEAGVIGKPDPVRGEIIKAFIALRDGYEPTDELKQEIQAFVKEGLAAHAAPREIDFRDKLPKTRSGKIMRRVLKAWELNLETGDLSTMED from the coding sequence ATGAAAGTTTTGAAAGCGCTTCCGGGGAAGCATTGGTTAGCAGAGTATGATGAAACGAACACGTACGACTGGAAAGATGCTGAGCAGTATTTTTCATGGGCGACAACGGGGAAAGTCAACATGGCCTATGAAGCAATCGATCGTCACGCAGAAGGCGAGCGAGCGAATAAGGATGCGCTGATTTATTTCGATGGAACGACGGAACAACGCTTCACATATGCAGATATGAAACGATTGACGAATAAAGCGGCGAACGTATTAGTGGATGCAGGGGTCAAAACAGGTGACCGGATTTTCATCTTCATGCCACGTTCACCGGAATTGTATTTTGCCTTACTAGGCGCACTTAAAGTAGGCGCAATCGTTGGTCCACTGTTTGAAGCATTCATGGAACAAGCAGTTCGTGATCGATTGCTCGATTCTGAAGCGAAGTTACTTGTAACGACAAAAGCGTTACTCCCGCGTGTTCCAGTTGGGGAACTGGACTCACTTGAAAAGGTAGTGCTTGTCGACGAAGGTGTGGAAGAATCAGACACGTTACTCGATTTCCGTAAAGCGTTCGATCAAGCATCTGACGTGTTCGAACCAGTTTGGTTAGATCGTGAAGACGGATTAATTCTGCATTATACTTCAGGATCAACAGGGAAACCCAAAGGCGTTCTCCACGTTCAGAATGCGATGATTCAGCACTTGATGACGGGACGCTGGGTGCTTGATCTACAAGAAGATGATGTCTACTGGTGTACGGCTGATCCGGGTTGGGTCACAGGAACAAGTTATGGCATCTTTGCACCGTTCTTGAATGGGGCAACGAATATCGTCGTCGGTGGACGCTTCAATCCAGACTTCTGGTACAGTGTTATCGAGAAGTATAACGTAACGGTCTGGTATAGCGCACCGACTGCTTTCCGGATGTTAATGGGAGCTGGCGCGGATGTTGCGAATCATCATGATCTATCCAGTCTTCGTCATGTATTATCCGTTGGAGAACCATTGAACCCAGAAGTCATTCGTTGGGGCAAAGAAGCTTTCGATCAACGGATTCACGATACGTGGTGGATGACGGAGACAGGTGCGATGATGATTTGTAATTATAAGTCGATGGACATTAAACCGGGATCAATGGGGAAACCGATTCCAGGAACACAAGCAGCAATCGTGGATGATCAAGGAAATGAGTTACCACCATTCCGGATGGGGAACCTTGCCTTGAAAACACCATGGCCGTCGATGATGCGTCAAATTTGGAACAATCCGCAGAAATACGAATCCTATTTCTTCAAAGGATGGTACGTATCAGGTGACTCTGCCTATATGGACGATGAAGGGTACTTCTGGTTCCAAGGACGCGTTGATGATGTCATCATGACAGCTGGAGAACGAGTCGGTCCGTTCGAGGTTGAAAGTCGTCTCGTTGAACATCCAGCGGTCGCAGAAGCGGGAGTCATCGGGAAACCGGATCCGGTTCGCGGGGAAATCATCAAGGCATTCATTGCCTTACGTGATGGTTACGAGCCAACGGATGAACTAAAACAAGAAATTCAGGCATTCGTCAAAGAAGGTCTCGCTGCTCATGCGGCACCACGAGAAATTGATTTCCGGGATAAATTGCCGAAAACACGAAGTGGTAAAATTATGCGCCGTGTCCTAAAGGCATGGGAGTTGAATCTCGAAACAGGAGATCTATCGACGATGGAAGATTGA
- a CDS encoding transglycosylase domain-containing protein yields MRENWFKFWNHPRTKAVRHWSNITYDVSWNIILFLIIAVLLIGSFSVGAAGGYFASLVKGTKAPPLTEMKQEVNSYAVTSQIYWGSGEKLTNISTDEERQPVDIKNISPYLIDALLSTEDVDFYQHDGVVPKATLRAVLQELTNSASRTGGSTLTQQLIKNQILTNEVSFERKAKEIILALRLENAMSKDEILQAYLNVVSFGRNSLGRNIAGIEAASQGVFNKSAKKLTLPQAAFLAGIPKNPYYYTPYLQGGVVKKDLTPSVNRMKTVLKRMYVAKNITKEQYEKAIKHDITKDFAKQSKRSRDTYPYVYDLAEREATKIMTKYLMKQDGVKEDEVKPSELAEVRANYQDQALVALRQGGYKVHMTLDKKIHESMQDPAKNNGNFPGGMQYKQVVDPKTKKTVSKQDPEETAAVMVQNETGRILGFVGGRYLDGKADDFNRAFQAKRQIGSTAKPILVYSNGIENRLITPASTVNDEEYYYQTVPRQPGDRPIKNEGGRYRGNVTVRTALELSLNVPAVKIYEKMNMSNSIQKLVDMGVEVPDAIRYAPSAALGTMEITPVELAGAYATLANYGEFVQPYVISKITKDGKDIYKAKPKKKRIYEPRTAYLTLDMMRGVFSKGTATFAKDRLNVPGDWAGKTGTTNDIKDSYLVGSTPGVTLAVWTGHDQNNSLIGPTTYYQRTQTLWSQMANATYAANSSYFKSGARFTQPSSVTANDFKNSGRFKEEDKKKKAEEAKKKAEAKKKKEAEDKKKEAEAQKKEEQQKEQDQAKEKAEDDAKAKAEADAKKKAADDAKRAADAKAKAEAEAKKKAEADAKKKEADAKKQQEQQQKQDEKKNDAASEN; encoded by the coding sequence ATGCGCGAGAACTGGTTCAAGTTTTGGAATCACCCCCGGACGAAAGCCGTTCGGCACTGGTCGAATATCACATACGATGTTTCATGGAACATCATTTTATTCCTTATCATAGCAGTCTTGCTCATCGGAAGTTTCTCTGTCGGGGCTGCTGGTGGATATTTCGCCTCACTTGTCAAAGGTACGAAAGCACCACCTTTGACTGAGATGAAACAAGAAGTAAACAGTTATGCGGTGACAAGTCAAATTTATTGGGGAAGTGGCGAAAAGCTGACGAACATCTCAACAGATGAAGAACGTCAGCCGGTCGATATCAAGAATATCTCGCCTTATTTAATTGATGCGCTTCTATCAACGGAAGACGTCGATTTTTATCAACATGATGGAGTCGTTCCAAAAGCGACATTACGAGCGGTCTTACAAGAGTTAACAAATTCAGCGTCACGCACAGGCGGAAGTACGTTGACACAACAATTAATTAAAAACCAAATCCTGACGAACGAAGTCTCATTCGAACGGAAAGCAAAAGAGATCATCTTAGCGCTACGCCTTGAAAATGCGATGTCAAAAGATGAAATTTTACAGGCATACTTGAATGTCGTCTCATTCGGACGAAATTCACTCGGGCGTAACATCGCCGGTATCGAAGCTGCTTCCCAAGGGGTCTTCAATAAATCAGCGAAAAAACTGACGTTACCACAGGCAGCTTTCCTCGCTGGTATTCCGAAAAACCCTTACTACTACACACCTTATCTGCAAGGCGGTGTCGTTAAAAAGGACTTGACGCCAAGTGTCAACCGGATGAAAACAGTTTTGAAGCGGATGTATGTCGCGAAAAACATTACGAAAGAACAGTACGAAAAAGCAATCAAACACGATATCACGAAAGACTTCGCGAAACAGTCGAAACGTTCGCGTGACACGTATCCGTATGTCTATGATTTAGCAGAACGTGAAGCGACGAAGATTATGACGAAGTACTTGATGAAACAAGATGGTGTAAAAGAAGACGAAGTCAAACCTTCTGAACTGGCAGAAGTCCGTGCAAACTATCAAGATCAAGCACTTGTTGCACTCCGTCAAGGTGGATACAAAGTTCACATGACGCTAGATAAAAAAATTCATGAATCGATGCAGGATCCTGCGAAGAATAACGGCAACTTCCCTGGCGGCATGCAGTATAAGCAAGTCGTCGATCCAAAAACGAAAAAAACCGTTTCGAAACAAGATCCTGAAGAAACAGCAGCAGTCATGGTTCAAAATGAGACGGGTCGTATCCTTGGATTCGTTGGTGGACGTTACCTTGATGGAAAAGCCGATGATTTCAACCGGGCATTCCAAGCGAAACGTCAAATCGGGTCGACAGCAAAACCAATCCTCGTTTACTCAAACGGGATTGAAAATCGCTTGATCACCCCGGCATCTACCGTTAACGATGAAGAGTACTACTATCAGACAGTCCCTCGTCAACCCGGTGATCGTCCGATCAAGAACGAAGGTGGTCGTTACCGTGGTAATGTAACGGTTCGTACAGCACTTGAACTTTCATTGAACGTACCTGCCGTTAAGATTTACGAGAAAATGAACATGTCGAACTCGATTCAAAAACTCGTCGATATGGGTGTTGAAGTACCGGATGCGATTCGTTATGCTCCTTCAGCGGCACTCGGAACGATGGAGATCACACCGGTCGAACTTGCTGGTGCTTACGCGACACTCGCCAACTATGGTGAATTCGTGCAACCATACGTCATTTCGAAAATCACGAAAGACGGAAAAGATATCTATAAAGCAAAACCGAAGAAAAAACGAATTTATGAACCACGAACAGCTTACCTGACGCTCGATATGATGCGTGGCGTCTTCTCTAAAGGTACAGCAACGTTTGCAAAAGATCGATTGAACGTTCCTGGAGATTGGGCTGGTAAGACAGGTACAACCAACGACATCAAAGACTCTTACCTTGTCGGTTCCACTCCTGGTGTGACGCTTGCCGTTTGGACAGGACATGATCAGAACAACTCGCTCATCGGTCCAACGACGTATTACCAACGAACACAAACGCTGTGGTCACAAATGGCGAATGCGACGTATGCGGCGAACAGTAGTTACTTCAAATCCGGTGCCCGCTTCACGCAACCATCTTCTGTAACAGCAAACGACTTCAAGAACAGTGGTCGCTTCAAAGAAGAAGATAAGAAGAAAAAAGCGGAAGAGGCTAAGAAAAAAGCGGAAGCGAAGAAAAAGAAAGAAGCCGAAGACAAGAAAAAAGAGGCAGAAGCACAGAAGAAAGAAGAGCAACAAAAAGAACAAGATCAAGCTAAAGAAAAAGCAGAGGATGACGCAAAAGCAAAAGCGGAAGCGGATGCGAAGAAAAAAGCAGCAGATGACGCGAAACGTGCTGCTGATGCAAAAGCAAAAGCCGAAGCAGAGGCTAAGAAGAAAGCGGAAGCGGACGCTAAGAAAAAAGAAGCTGATGCAAAGAAACAGCAAGAACAGCAGCAAAAACAAGATGAAAAGAAAAACGACGCAGCTTCTGAGAACTAA
- a CDS encoding FixH family protein — protein MKKVWLYSGLILSTGIVLAGCGNEKQAMDHENMQGSGKPTVEVNVDVPAKTMEEDEVVFKASAVEQKKPVNLEDVTFEVWEAGKQDGAHQKFKASLKKTGSYQAEAKLTEGEYEGLYHINDKKGLHHMDKISFVVTDHSHEEKEASHEHEHEHAAVDGLSVHYMGATKAKADATLPISFHVFLDGKPIEANVQVEVIETGIEKHNYIPLTKKGDAYSGNVTLTAPGQTTVRLHVENDQLHHHQDEIITVTK, from the coding sequence ATGAAAAAGGTATGGCTTTATTCCGGGCTCATTCTGTCGACGGGGATCGTACTCGCAGGGTGTGGCAATGAAAAGCAGGCAATGGATCACGAGAACATGCAAGGGTCAGGAAAACCGACTGTCGAGGTCAATGTCGACGTCCCAGCAAAGACAATGGAAGAAGATGAAGTTGTTTTTAAAGCATCAGCTGTCGAACAGAAGAAACCAGTCAATCTCGAAGACGTAACCTTTGAAGTCTGGGAAGCTGGCAAACAAGACGGTGCCCATCAAAAATTCAAGGCAAGCTTGAAAAAAACAGGCTCCTATCAAGCAGAAGCTAAACTTACTGAAGGTGAATATGAAGGTCTTTATCATATCAATGATAAAAAAGGACTTCATCATATGGATAAGATCTCATTCGTCGTCACGGATCATTCACATGAAGAAAAAGAAGCTTCGCATGAACACGAGCACGAACATGCAGCTGTAGACGGTCTATCCGTTCACTATATGGGTGCAACAAAAGCGAAAGCGGATGCTACACTCCCCATCTCCTTTCATGTATTCCTTGACGGAAAACCGATTGAAGCAAATGTACAAGTCGAAGTCATTGAAACCGGTATTGAAAAACATAACTATATCCCCTTAACCAAAAAAGGTGACGCGTACAGTGGAAACGTTACATTGACAGCACCCGGTCAGACGACAGTTCGTCTCCATGTCGAGAATGACCAACTCCACCATCACCAAGATGAAATCATTACGGTCACAAAATAA
- a CDS encoding GNAT family N-acetyltransferase, with protein MFEKQFNHRTHETSLGPVDIEGPVPSQTLATYTLDSGLTAFRLPTEQHQALVEIADLEEGRIIVARQGTEIIGYVTYLYPDPYETWSEGNNPYILELGAIEVSSRFRGQQIGKKLLEISMLDPAMEHYLILTTEYYWHWDLKGSGLSVWDYRKIMEKMMNHGGLVFFPTDDPEIASHPANCLMARIGKHVSPEVVAHFDALRLRRRFMYD; from the coding sequence ATGTTTGAAAAACAATTCAATCATCGGACGCACGAAACATCACTCGGTCCTGTCGACATCGAAGGTCCTGTACCGAGTCAAACACTAGCAACGTATACACTCGATTCAGGGTTGACGGCTTTTCGTCTACCCACTGAACAACACCAAGCGCTCGTTGAGATTGCAGACCTCGAGGAGGGACGTATCATCGTCGCTCGTCAAGGAACGGAAATCATCGGTTATGTGACTTACTTATACCCCGATCCCTACGAAACATGGAGTGAAGGGAACAATCCGTATATTCTAGAACTCGGAGCAATCGAAGTTTCCTCCCGATTCCGCGGACAGCAGATCGGCAAAAAATTACTTGAGATCTCCATGCTCGATCCTGCCATGGAACATTATTTGATTTTAACGACTGAATATTACTGGCACTGGGACTTAAAAGGGAGTGGACTATCCGTCTGGGATTACAGAAAAATCATGGAGAAGATGATGAACCACGGTGGTCTCGTCTTCTTTCCGACCGATGATCCGGAAATCGCCTCTCATCCCGCTAATTGTTTGATGGCGCGTATCGGAAAACACGTCTCCCCTGAAGTCGTCGCTCACTTTGATGCGCTACGCTTAAGAAGACGTTTCATGTACGACTGA